The Paludibacter jiangxiensis DNA segment GTCTTGATCCTGAAGTTTCCAATGGTATAGACAATAATATCTATCCTCGTCCTCGTGTATTTATTATGGGATTAAGAGTTAACTTCTAAACACAGCATACAATGAAAACAATAAAATTTCTAACTATTATAGGTGTGGTTGCGTTAGCATCATTTACTCTTAGTTCTTGTGTAAATGATTTGGACGTGACGCCGTTAAATAAATCTATTTCTACAGAGACAACAACATTCTCTAATACATCAGGCGCTTATATCAGCTATTTGGCAAAAGTTTATGCAGGATTTGCTACCGGTGGTATTCAGGGAGGTGATGCAAACGTAGACGTAGTGGGAATGGACGGAGGTAGCCAGGCTGGCTATTTACGCCCGTTATGGAACTTGCAGGAATTACCTACCGAAGAAGCAATGTGTTGCTGGAACGACCAAACAATTGGAAATTTCCATGCTTTGAACTGGACTGCATCTGATGTGTTCATTAAAGGTTTTTATTCTCGTTTGTACTATCAGATAACTATTGCAACAGCATTTCTTCAGGAAACTACTGATGATAAACTTGCATCTAGAAATGTTTCATCAACATTGAAAGACTCTATTGCTACTTTTAGAGCAGAGGCTCGTTTTCTGCGCGCTTTGGCTTACTACAATGTGCTTGATATGTTTCGTAACGGACCTCTTGTAAATGATGCAAGTCCTATTGGTTCTGCAACGTTGCCGGCTTATGCTGATTCTCAAACTATCTTTAAATTTATCGAAAGTGAACTTACCGATTGTCAGGCAAAATTGAGTAATCCGGTAGTTGGTAATTCAAATCAGTATGGACATGCAAACAAAGCTGCTGCATGGTCATTGCTGGCTCGTTTATATTTGAATGCCAATGCTTTCCTTGGAACAAATGATGCCAAATATTACACTTCTTGTATTGAAAACTGTAACAAAGTGACTGCTATCGGTTATACTTTGGAACCGGTTTATCAAAACCTTTTTGTTACGGATAATTACAATTCAAAAGAGATTATTTTCCCAATCGTAATAGATGGTACTAATCTTACATCATGGGGTGGAATGCAATTCCTGGAATGTTCTGCAACCGCTTCCGACGGATCATACAATCCTTTGAATGCTCCGGGTACCTGGGGTGGTAACCGTGCCACTATGCAATTCCTTGATAGGTTTAAATCAATGTCGAATTATCAGGATGATGCTCGTTATAAAATGTTGTATACAGGTTATAACCATACAAGTATTGATGATCAGTCGGATTTCAAACAAGGTGTACAGGTTTTCAAATTTAGCAACTTGAGTAGTACAGGAGTTAAAAATACGGCTTCTTTCGCTAGCACTGACTTTCCAATGTTTCGTTTAGGTGACATATACCTGATGTATGTAGAAGCATTTTTACGCGGAGGTGCAGGAGCAAACCAAACTACAGCATTGAAATATATTAATGATTTGAGTAAAAGAGCAAACTCTATTTCAGGAGGAAACTATAGCGCTTCTGATTTGACTCTTTCATTTATTCTGGAAGAACGTGCCCGTGAAATGTTTTGGGAATGTACCCGTCGTACAGACTTGGTTCGTTTTGGCAAACTAACGGATGCTAACTATGTATGGCAGTGGAAAGCAGGAGTAAAGGCCGGAGCAGGATCGGATAGCTATAGAAACTATTATCCAATACCAACCGCAGACCTGACAGCCAATACAAATTTGAAACAAAATACCGGTTATTGATTATTCAATCAGATTGTCATCTGGTAAACGAAACAAAAGATACCTTATGAAAAAAATATTAATTTTCACTGCTTTTTTAATGGCAGTAATATTCGTAGGATGTTCGGATGATGCTAAATTGATGATTTCGGCAAATCCCGTAGCTCCTGTATTAAGTGCTCCCAGCCAATCGACTACAGCCTATGTAAAAGATTCAGCTGCATATATTTTAAGTATGGATAGCACAGGTCTTGCAGAAACTTTCAAAGTGTCTGCTGCAGATTACGGAGTGAGCGCTCCGGTAACTTATAGCCTTCAGATTGATAAAGCAGGTAATAATTTTGCTAATGCGCAGACGATTACAAGTTCTTCAACAACGAGTTTGGCAGTAACAGTAGTGCAGCTGTATAATGCTATGACAGGTGCAACCGCTCTGAACCTTCCAACAAATGTAAAGGCAAGTATTGATGTGCGCGTCATGGCAACAATCGGAGCTTCTTTGCAGCCTGCTTACTCAAATGTAAAAACCATTATTGTAAAACCATTACCATCTTTGAAACCGTATTACGCGGTAACTCCTAAACCATATTATATTATTGGCTTGGGTGATGGAGCATGGAACAATAGTCCGGCAGGTCTTGGGGTTTCTTTATATCCTATGAGTGTTGTCAGTGGATTTGCTTATACCAGTGCCGGTGCCGGAACATTTACATTTACGGGTTACTTTAAAGCATCGAGAACATTCAAGTTGATTCGCGATGTAGGTAGCTGGAATGAACAATGGGGTAACTCAGGTCAGGATGGCATAGATAATCCTGTTCATAATGATGGAGGTTCGAAAAACTTTAAAGTACCCTCTGATGGTTATTATACCATTACATTGAATTCAATTTCAAATACGGTGAAAATTGTAGCAGCCAGTGCTCCTGCCAAATCTTTCGGTGCTATTGGTATGATTGGTGAATTTAACGGCTGGGGAACAGATGTTGCTATGACAGCATCCGAAACTACCAATAATCACTACTGGTACACAACTTATACATTTAGTTCGGATTTCACACCTCCGGTAGGAAGTGGTGGAATGAAATTCCGCGCAGATGCCGCATGGACCAATAACTGGGGTGCAGGTTATTTCCCGGTTGGAATCGGGACAAACGGAGGTACCAATGTTCCTCACATGGCCGGAACATACAAAGCCTTGTTTAATGACGTTGACGGATGTTACTATTTCGTGAAACTGTAAGTTAATCCTGACGTTTAATATGAATTATTCTTCACGGACTTTGCAAAAAGTCCGTGAGGTTTAACTTCCATCTTTAACCAAAACCTCTGATCGGCTTGTTTCAAAACAGGCTATCGTATTTTCTTCCCATGAAAACACTCTCTGCAATATTTCTTTAC contains these protein-coding regions:
- a CDS encoding RagB/SusD family nutrient uptake outer membrane protein, yielding MKTIKFLTIIGVVALASFTLSSCVNDLDVTPLNKSISTETTTFSNTSGAYISYLAKVYAGFATGGIQGGDANVDVVGMDGGSQAGYLRPLWNLQELPTEEAMCCWNDQTIGNFHALNWTASDVFIKGFYSRLYYQITIATAFLQETTDDKLASRNVSSTLKDSIATFRAEARFLRALAYYNVLDMFRNGPLVNDASPIGSATLPAYADSQTIFKFIESELTDCQAKLSNPVVGNSNQYGHANKAAAWSLLARLYLNANAFLGTNDAKYYTSCIENCNKVTAIGYTLEPVYQNLFVTDNYNSKEIIFPIVIDGTNLTSWGGMQFLECSATASDGSYNPLNAPGTWGGNRATMQFLDRFKSMSNYQDDARYKMLYTGYNHTSIDDQSDFKQGVQVFKFSNLSSTGVKNTASFASTDFPMFRLGDIYLMYVEAFLRGGAGANQTTALKYINDLSKRANSISGGNYSASDLTLSFILEERAREMFWECTRRTDLVRFGKLTDANYVWQWKAGVKAGAGSDSYRNYYPIPTADLTANTNLKQNTGY
- a CDS encoding SusE domain-containing protein, with protein sequence MKKILIFTAFLMAVIFVGCSDDAKLMISANPVAPVLSAPSQSTTAYVKDSAAYILSMDSTGLAETFKVSAADYGVSAPVTYSLQIDKAGNNFANAQTITSSSTTSLAVTVVQLYNAMTGATALNLPTNVKASIDVRVMATIGASLQPAYSNVKTIIVKPLPSLKPYYAVTPKPYYIIGLGDGAWNNSPAGLGVSLYPMSVVSGFAYTSAGAGTFTFTGYFKASRTFKLIRDVGSWNEQWGNSGQDGIDNPVHNDGGSKNFKVPSDGYYTITLNSISNTVKIVAASAPAKSFGAIGMIGEFNGWGTDVAMTASETTNNHYWYTTYTFSSDFTPPVGSGGMKFRADAAWTNNWGAGYFPVGIGTNGGTNVPHMAGTYKALFNDVDGCYYFVKL